The nucleotide window GCCGGCGACTACGTTTCCTTGCAGATCGACGACCCGTCACTCCGCCAACCGATCCGCGCCAACCTGTTCCAGTCCGGCGACGACAAGTCCGCCTGGGGCCTGCACTGGAACCGTCCGCCGAAGCGCAATGAGCGGGACTGACGGCATGCCGACGCGCCGCCCATCGCGCAGGCAACCGGTGGAGACCGGGCGGACACGCGCCGCCCGGCATCTCTCCGTCCTTCTCCTTTCCGGCCTGCTGATCGTCAGCGGATCACCGGCCACCGCGCTGGCGCAGAACGCGACGACCTCGCGCGCAAGCCCAGCCGATCCGTTCGCCGTCTTCATCGCCGAGGCTTCGCAACGCTTCGGCATTCCGGAGCGCTGGATTCGCGCCGTCATGCGTGCCGAAAGCGCGGGCGACGTGCGCGCGATCTCATCCGCGGGCGCAATGGGTCTGATGCAGATCATGCCCCATACATGGACGGAGCTTCGCACACGCCACCGACTGGGGCGCGATCCTTACAGTCCGCGCGACAACATCCTCGCGGGCGCGGCCTACCTGCGCGAGATGTATGATCGCTATGGTTCGCCAGGCTTCCTGGCCGCCTACAATGCGGGGCCGGGACGCTACGAGGAGTATCTCGCCGGTCGCCCGCTCCCGGCCGAGACCCGCGCCTACGTCGCCGCGCTGGTCCCTTTATTCGGCGGCGGTGATCTCCCCAGTCCAGTCGCCGTCGCCGTCGCCGATCCGCCACAGGCTTGGACCCGCGCCCCGCTGTTCGTCGCGCGTATCGAGCGCATCTCGGCTGCCGATCCAGCGCAAACCCCGCACCATCCGGACGACGCTCCTGCGACACCTCCCGTGCGCGAGGTTTCCGCGATCATGCCGCAGTCCTCCGGCCTGTTCGTCGCGCGGCCTGATGGTCGAGGGCCGCAATGACCGCGCTCACTCGAGATCGCGGTCTGGCGTACTCCGGCGCATCATGGCGTGCGTGGAAGGGGGAGCGAGGCAACACGACCGCACGATTGCCGCCCGTAATCGGCAGGA belongs to Xanthobacter autotrophicus Py2 and includes:
- a CDS encoding Lytic transglycosylase catalytic (PFAM: Lytic transglycosylase catalytic~KEGG: bbt:BBta_7737 putative soluble lytic murein transglycosylase precursor) → MPTRRPSRRQPVETGRTRAARHLSVLLLSGLLIVSGSPATALAQNATTSRASPADPFAVFIAEASQRFGIPERWIRAVMRAESAGDVRAISSAGAMGLMQIMPHTWTELRTRHRLGRDPYSPRDNILAGAAYLREMYDRYGSPGFLAAYNAGPGRYEEYLAGRPLPAETRAYVAALVPLFGGGDLPSPVAVAVADPPQAWTRAPLFVARIERISAADPAQTPHHPDDAPATPPVREVSAIMPQSSGLFVARPDGRGPQ